The genomic segment CGCAGGAATTACTTCTCGTCGAATTCGAATTCCAACGGCACCGCAACCGTTTATCATCAGCAGTCCGCACGTGCGGTGTTACATTCTGGTCGCGGCTTGCAGGTGCTCCGCCAGGAAACCCGACGGTTCGCCATCGCCGAGAAGGTGGATATCCAGCAATCTCAAAACGACCGCTTCCAAAGCCGCCATCCCGGTTCCATGCAGCGCCGAGACGGCCGCAACACTCGCGACTTGCCTTGCGTATTGCTCATGCAGCAGATAAAAGGCATCCCGTCGCTCAATCGCATCGGCGGGCTCGTCGCATTTGTTGACGACAAGCACCGCATTCGATACATCCCGTTGTGCACCGAGGATCGCACGAAGCGATTCGCTCATTCGCTGACTCGGCAGCGTCCCGTCGACGACGATCAAGATCAGGTCCGCCTCCCGTGCCTTCGCCGTGCCACGCAGAATGGCATCCGATTCAATCGCGCATGCGGTCTCGCGCACGCCGGCCGTGTCGACCAGTGTGACGGGCCAGCCGTCGATCATGGCCGTTTCTTCCACCCAGTCGCGCGTGGTGCCAGGAAGGTCGGACGTGATGACGCGATCGCGTCCGATCAATCGGTTCGCCAACGTGCTCTTGCCGGCGTTGGGCGGGCCGACGATGGCGATCCGGATGCCGCGCAACAGACGAATCGCCGCTCGGGTCCGTCGTTCATAGTCCTCCCGTTGCCCCGTCGACCATTGATCGCGCGCCGCGAGGAACGCCGGCAGAATTTCTCGCTGGGCCAACAACCACTCTGCCAGGCGCCGCGATTCGGTTCGCAGCAGCGCCGCGAAGCATGCGGCAACCAACGGATCGCTCGTTTCATCCCCCGTCTCGAACGTCTGCGCGTCGATGCGGCGCACACCGTGCCGTTCAAGGAGCATGAGGATTCGCTGCGCAATGCGAACGCCGCCGTGAACATGCAGCTCGACGTGTTCAGAGGTCCGCCCCGCCGCGCGCCGGCGAATGACCAGCACGTCGTCGAGCGTGACGGCTCCTTCGACAAGATGCCGAAGCACGGGACGATTCAATGAAAGCGCGCGACGCGCCGCCGGTTCAGCGCCGGCGCGGGCCGACGGCTTCGGTCGGGTCAGCGTGTTGACCATTCGCTCGGCATCCGGCCCGCGCAGCCCAATCACGGCAATCGCCCCGGGCGCCAGCGGCGTCAGCAGCGCTGCCTGCGTCCCTGTCGTCCCTTTCATGATTCATCCGTCAGCGGCGCAAAATGCCTGCGAAACGCCAGACCGATGCCTCGCAGACACAAATCCGGCACAACGTTGTCGATGAAATCGCACTGGCTGCGCACCAGTTCCGCCCCGCCGCCCGTTACGACCAACTGCGGCCATTCGTGCAACTCGGTGGCATAACGCTCGACGATTTCGCGCAGGGCCCCCACCACGCCATACAACACGCCGTTGCGAATCGCCTGCTCGGTGTTCGCGCCATAGACCGCGCCGGTCGCCTCGATCTTCACCAGCGGCAGACTCGCGGTCCCGTCATGCAGCGACTGCGCCTGAAGCGCCAACCCGGGCAGGATCGACCCGCCCATGAACACGCCCTCATCGTTCACGCAGTCAATCGTGATGGCCGTGCCGACGCTGGCCACCGCACACGCCCTCCCGATGACCTCGTACGCCGCCGCGGCCGCGCAGACGCGATCGATCCCGACGCGTTCGGGATTCTCAACGGCCAGCGACATCGGGCGATGAAGGTCCTCCCCCACGACAAAAGCCGGCGCGTCAATCTCGGCGGCAAGCCTGTTCCGAACAGCCGAAAGCACATCGGGCACGACGGATGCATACGCCACCGCGCGGATCGTGTCCTCGCCGAGCGCGTCGAACGATTCCTTTGCGTAGGCCGCGACGGCGTCGAGATCGGCATGACCGAACTTGGCCCATGTGCGAACGGAGCGACCGACGTACGTGGCAACGGTCACGTGCGAGTTGCCGATCTCGACGATCAGGAGATTTGCGTTTGTCAACAGTTCGGGAGACAGCGACATGTATCACTCGCAATCAGGCCGCCGACCGTTCGCCGCGAACCTCGCCGCCGGTTGTGCTTCATGCGAATGATAGGGGCAAACGCGCCCTGCGTCATCGCGAATCAAGCTTCGCCGTGGCGCAGATCGCCGTAAATCCGATTGATCAGGGCGGTCAGATCGTGAACGCACAGCGCCAAGCCATCGATGGCGTGATCGTGAGCCGCCTGTTCGACGAGCGCTGCCATTTCGCAGAGATCGCGCTGGCCACAGTGCGCGCCGGCCGCCTTCAGATGGTGCGCGACGGAGCGAATCCGCTCGAAGGAGCCGGATCGCAGGGCATCCAGCAGCGCCTCGGCCCGCGCGGGCAGCGTTCGCACGAAGGCCTCGGAGGTTGTCCAAAGTTCGGCGTCCTGGGTCAGCAGTGAAGACAAGACCATGTCGGCCGAATCATACGGCGGTTGATTGGCGGATTCCCCCATGGCGCCCTCCTCCGGTGATAGGAGTCCGGCCGGAACCGGTGGTGCGCGATCCGATCCGCCGCGCCGTTCACTCGGTTTGCTCGCCGGTGCGTACGGTCTCAACATCGAAATGCGGTTTGGTCCGCTTGAATTGGATTCAGCACCGTCCGCAAATCCCAGCGCGCGAAGCGATCCCGCGTCCCAGAATTCACCCGCGCCGATCCTGGCGCTGCATGAGGGCACTCTGATCGCGCGGCCTTACCTTGTCGGACTTCGCCTTCGCCGTTAACCTTCGTGAGGTCCGACCGAGCCACCACTCATGACCGCTCTGCTAGACGCCGCCGGGATCCGCCAGACGCTTGATCGCCTTGCCGGCGAGATCGCCGCCACGTTTCCGCACGACTGCCCGATCGCGATCATCGGCATCCGCCGCCGCGGCGACGAACTGGCCCGCCGGCTGTTGCAGATTCTCGCCGCGAAGGCCCCGCGCGCGATACAATACGGATGTCTTGATATTACCCTCTACCGCGATGATTTGGCCGAGGTCGGTCCCGCCGCCGTCGTGCGAACAACCGAGATCAACTTTGATGTCTCCGGCGCTTATCTCATCCTTGTCGACGACGTGATTTACACCGGCCGATCGATCCGGGCCGCGCTCGCAGCCATCATCGACCTGGGCCGTCCGCGTGCGATCAGGCTGGCGGTGCTCGTCGATCGCGGCGGGCGCGAGCTTCCGATTCAACCCGATTTTGTCGGCATCACCGCGCGGGATGATCGACGTCCGATCAACGTTCATCTGACGGAAACGGACGGACGCGACGAGGTGACCACAGCATGACGACGCCATCGCAAACCGCCGCGCAACGCCCCCCCGCCGCGCAGCCTCCCGCTCCGTCCGGGGGTTCGCCGCCCTCCTCCATCCCGTCGTCGCCGGCCAGTTGGTCGCACAAGAATCTCCTCGGCCTGGAAAACCTGACCGCCGGGGAGATTCTGCACCTGCTCGATACGGCCAAGGCGTTTGAAGAAGTCTCCACGCGCAGTGTGAAGAAAGTGCCCGCCCTGCGCGGCCGGGTCGTGGTCAATCTGTTTTTTGAGGATTCCACTCGAACGCGCATGAGTTTCTCGCTGGCAGCCCAGCGCCTGTCGGCGGACGTGATCGACTTCTCCGAGAAGACCAGCTCGTTGAACAAGGGCGAGAGCGTGCGCGACACGGTGCGCAACATCGAGGCGATGGGTGTGGACCTCATCGTCGTGCGACACGGAGCGGCCGGCGTACCGCACCTGATCGCGCGGAACGTGCAATGCAGCGTCATCAACGCCGGAGACGGGCGCCACGAGCACCCGACCCAGGGCCTGCTGGACATTTACACGATGCGACAGGTGAAGGGTCGCATCGCGGGGCTGAAGGTCGCCATCGTCGGCGACGTGGTGAATTCGCGCGTGGCCCGCTCGAACATCCACGGGCTGACGCGGCTGGGGGCGGAGGTGACGCTCGTCGGCCCGACGACGCTCGTGCCGCGCAGTTTCGAACGATTCGGCGTGCGCGTCTGCCACGATTTTGACAGCGTCATCGGCGAGTTCGACGTGATCAACATGCTGCGCATTCAACGCGAGCGCATCGCCTCCAACGTCTTCCCCAGCCTGGGGGAGTACTCGCGACTCTTCGGCCTGTCCAACGAGCGGATGAAACGCGCCAAGGCCGACGTGCTGGTCATGCACCCTGGCCCGGTCAATCGCGGCATCGAAATGTCGCCGGAAGTCGCCGACGGCGCTCGCAGCGCCATCCTGCGACAGGTCACGAACGGGCTGGCCGTGCGCATGGCCGCCATGTTTCTGTGCAAACAGGCGGGGGAATCACCGTGACCATCGCCCCGTGGAGCCGATCCGCATGACGAGCCGACTCATCATCCGCCGCGGTCGTGTCATCGACCCGACACAAGGCATCGACGAGGTCGCCGACGTGACGCTTGCCCACGGCAAGGTCGCCGCGATCGGCCACGCCACCGAGCAGCCCGGCGATCAGATCCTCGACGCGGCGGGAAAGATCGTCTGCCCCGGTCTCATCGACATGCACGTTCACCTGCGCGAGCCGGGCAACGAAGACGCCGAGACCATCGCCAGCGGCGCCGCGGCCGCCGTCGCCGGCGGTTTCACCTCCATCGTCTGCATGCCGAACACCAAACCGGCCCTCGACACCGAAGCGATGATTGAGTTTGTCTATCGCCAGGCCGACCGGGCGCGATCGTGCAACGTCTTCCCGATCGGCGCGATCACCAAGGGCCGCGAGGGCAAGGAACTCGCCGAGATCGGGCAGATGGTCCGCGCCGGCGCGGTCGCCTTCAGCGATGACGGCGCTGGCGTCGCCAGCGCCACCGTCATGCTCCGCGCCCTGCAATACGTCGGGATGTTCAACCGACCGATCATCCAGCATTGCGAGGACGCCGACTTGGCCGCGGGTGGCTGCATGAACGCCGGATTCACGGCGACGCGTCTGGGTCTGCCCGGCATCCCCGCGGCGGCCGAAGAACTGATGGTGCAGCGCGATCTGCTGCTGGCCGAGGCGACCGGGTGTGCCTATCACGTCGCGCACATCTCCACGGCCGGCGCGGTGCAGCTCGTGCGCGAAGCCAAGCGCCGCGGCGTCCGAGTCACGACCGAAGTCTGTCCCCATCATCTTCTCCTCACGGATGAATGCGTCGAATACTATGACACGAATTACAAGATGAACCCGCCGCTGCGTTCCCAATCCGACGTCGAGGCCTGCATCGCCGGCGTCGCCGACGGCACGATCGACTGCCTCGTCACCGATCACGCACCCCACGGGCGAGAGGGCAAGGAACTGGATTTCCAATCCGCGCCATTCGGAATCGTCGGTCTGGAAGTCGCGTTGCCTTTGTTTGCCAAAGCGCTCATCACGCCGGGACATCTGAACTGGAATCAAATGATTGCGCGCATGACCACCGCGCCCGCTCGCATCCTGGGCTTGCGCAAGGGGTCGCTCGCCCTGGGCAGCGATGCGGATGTGACCATCATCGATCCGGATCTACCCTGGACCGTTGATACAAGCCTGTTTCAATCCAAGAGCCGCAACTGCCCGTACGAAGGATGGTCGCTCGTGGGGCGCGCGACGCACACGATTGTCGGAGGAGAGGTGAAGTTCGCGCTTGAGTCAACGCCGCCGACGCTTGCTGCCTAACCCCAACTGTCACAACAGGTTATGTTGCTCCACGGCGGCCGGAGTGTTCGGGCTGGCCTTCGCAAAGGACCGGTTGTTTGTCTGTTTTGCCAACTACAACAGTGGACATGGGTGTACGAACAGCCGCGCTTCGAAACCCAAAGGGTCCGATACTTTTTTCTTTGCGTCGTCCCTCATTGCGCGGTACACTTACCGAAGAACTGCATGGAGTTTACGCATCGGCGGCGGTCGTTCGTGCCCCGCGGATGCCGAGTGTGGGGGCGGGAAAGAACACCTGCGACCGGCCCGAGTGCCGGGCGCGGCTTCTTAGGTGTTGCCCGCGGCGGTTTGTGACTGCATTCCGCCCGCTCGTTCCTGTTCGCCGAGTTGCCGATACGTCGGCCGCTTTCGGGAGACCCACATGTCTGCCAACCTTCCCACTCCAATTCCGCTCGGTTCGCCTCACCTTCGCACTCCGCCGACGCTCGACCGCTGGGGCCTGGGCACACGCAAGCGAAAACGACTGGACCAGCGCGACTACGAACGCCGTACCGCTGCCTGCGATCTGTGGCTGAGCGATGTGCGCGCGCGAAACGTTCTGCGATGCCGTGTTACTGACATTTCAGACGCCGGCCTCTACGCCAGCGCCCCCATCGGCTACGGCCTTGCCGTCGGCCAGCGCTACGAGCTGCGCATCGTTGTCAGCGACCGCGCAAATGCCGACAGCCCGCCGGTGCACAAGTCACTGGGCTACGCCACGATCATCCGCACCGAGATCAAGGCCACCGGCTCACAGCACGATCGCGTCGGCTTCGCCGTCCGGTTCGATGTGCCGCAATTGCTTCCCGTCTGACACGCCGTCGGACGCAGCAATCCCCCGCTCGGCTGCTTCAGGCGAGTTGAGTCGGTGCATTCCGCTCCGCGCGCTTTTCCCAAGGGGATAGGTCTCTGCATCGCCCCCTGCCATTGAATCGCGCGATCTTTCACGGACTTACCATGCACGCAACTTGTGGCAACCATTCTCGGTCCGCGCGCATCGGCTGCGTCTCGTAATCTGTTTTCAGATCTTCTTTCGTCGCGTTCATCCCATTTGAAACCCACTCAATCGACGTCACTCCGTCTCGCACTGCGTAGACTGGGTGAGCGCCGCGAACTCAACCGTTGTTAGACCTCGTGTGGGTGGAACAACCCGACCGGCCATCGCCCAAGAGGCCGCGTTCACGCTGTGGCGCACCGTTTCGGGGACCGTTGGAACGGCCGTGAATAGGCGTGTTTTGTTGCTCGCTGCTTCGCTCAAACGGAGCGCGCGACCCGGAGAGGCTGCGCGCTGTTGATATTAAGTCGGTGGTCTTTGTTAATCACAAGGAGAAACCCATGCGTCGCTGCCTCGCCGCGGCTCCCGCGTTAATCACCCTTGCCATCACAATGGGCGTTGTCGTCCCGACCGCGAAGGCGGATCTTCCGCCCGATCAAACGGTGACTTACCGACTGCACGTGATTCCGACCGATCGTGCCTCCGCCACGCATTCGGAAATTCGATTGGAACTTGCCGCCGTGGAGCAGTTCGGCTCCGAGATCGCATGGCAAGTGCGGTCGATCCGGATCACCCGATTCGATGCAGAAAGTGCATCCATATCGAAATGGCTGGATGAATACCCCGTGGTCCAAACAGCCAGCGGCTTGTGGCACATCCTGCATGCCGACCCGATGGCTCCGACGCTCGATGAATTTGCCGATCCGCCACTCATGCTGGGTATCGCAACCGGCGCCACTGCCTACACAGTCAATCTGGAATACCGAATTGAGGGCACCTCTCCCCCTCCCGGTTCCCCCCTCAATGTCTATGAGGTCACGTCGCTGCTCGACTACGCCCTCACGCCGGAAGGCGAACCCGAGCCGACTGACGAAGGAGAAGATGAGCCGGTTGAGACGACCGATGGAGAAGACGATCCCACTTAAGTGGGATCCGGTCTGCGCATTCCCCGAAGTCGCTTCTCCAGAAGGACCTGATGCGATTTCAAGTCTTCCAGAAGCCGCTTCGCTTCGGGCAGCCGGGATGCGGCCGTGCCGTCCTCGATGGCGAGCGACAGCCGATGGATCGCCGGGAGGACCATGGCTTCGGCGATGCGATGGTCCTCGGGGGTCTTATTGCGCAGGTGCCATTCGACCATGTGCGCTTCGGTCCTGCACAACTCCATCAGGTAATCCATGGATTGGGGGTACCGATCGTAAACCCGCTGAAGGATCCAACGGGCATCCTGAAGGGTTTCCATACCGGTCTTGCTGTCTCCGCTGCGACACTGCGCGACGCCTAGAAACTGCTTGGAGAAACCGACTTCGTACTCAAGCGGAAGGTTGTTGTCAGGATCCGCAAACCGAAGCAGGGATTGAAAAGCGGCGGCGGCCTCGTTGAAACGACTCACTGCCCGTTCCCAGTTCTGTGATTTCTCCGCGATGCGCCCTTCCAGGCGGAGGGAGTAAGCCAGGAGTCGCTGGTACTCCGTTTCCTCGGGTTTGTCCCGCACCAATTGCTGCGCCAGCGCAGTCGCCAGCTCGCAATGTCGGCGACCGGCATCCAGCGTCTTGGGATCGCGTATATACAGCTGTGCGAGTCCATGATGCGATGTATAAAGATAGCGATTGGCGGCAATGTTTCGCTCGGGGGCCTGTGCTGCCAGCTCGATGGCCTGTGAATACAACAAGATGGCATCGTCAATTCGGCCTTCATCGCGCTGGATGCCTGCGAGCCGCGCCAACGCGCCCATTTGCAGGCTTGCCTGGGCGGTCCGTGCGGCATGTTCGGCCTTTCGCCAAAGCACCGTGATGCCGATCAGGGAGCCGATCAGCAGCAGCGCGAAGGCGGAGGAAATCGCCACATGCCAGCGATAGGCCCGCAGCGTCTTGCGAAGCAGGTACCACCGATGACCCGATCGGGCCTCGACCACCTCACCCGCGAGGTAACGCGCCAGGTCGTTCGCGAAATCATCCGCGGTCTGGTATCGGCGTTCCCGCTCCTTCGCCAGCGCCTTGAGGACGACGAGCGACAGATCCGCGGAAATCGGCCCGACCGCGCAGGATTCGCTCTCCGGTTCGCAGCGGCGCTCGAGGGTGCCGGGGGTCGCTTCAACGATGTTTCTGCACACTTCGCCCGGTGAACCGTTTACCGGATAGGGCATTTCGCCTGTCAAGAGCAGGTACAGGATGACACCCAGTGCATAAACATCGGACCGCATGTCCGCGAGGGCATTCTTGTCCCTTACCTGATCAGGGCACAGAAAGGGCAGCGTGCCGATGACCTGGCCGGCGACGGAAAGCGATTGCAATTCGTCGTCGTCAAAGCATTTTGCAAAGCCAAAATCGAGCAGATGTGGGTTCGCGTCGAGGTCGACCAGAATGTTCCCCGGCTTGAGATCGCGGTGAATCACGCCGCATTGATGGACGCTCGCCACCGCCCGGCAGACGCGCACGAATAACGCAACGCACTCGTTCACCGTGGGCCGATTCAGAAGCACGTAGTCATCGATCAACAGCCCGTCGATGTATTCCATCGCGAAGAACGGACGACCCAGGACCACGCCGCTGTCATAAACAGCCACGACATGGTTGTGTCGCAATCTCGCGACCAGCTCGATTTCGCGGGCAAAACGACCAAGATGCCGCGCGGTCACTTCACGACCGGAATGAAGGACTTTCAGCGCCACGATTCGGCCGGTTGAGTGCTGAAGTGCACGGTAAACGATTCCCTGCCCTCCCCGGGCCAGCTCCTCGTATACCTGATAACCCGTCAACGCCTCATTAAGACGTGCAATCTCTTCGGCAGCCTCCTCAAGCCCGCCGGACTGAACCGCCGCCAGATCAATCATCCGCGCGGGTCCGGATCGATCCGTTACCGTCGGATCGCCTCTCGATGAATTGGGAAGCGAACTCATCGCGTCATCGCTGGCACGTGCTCCAGCCAATGCGTCATTGAGCAGCTTCGCGGGATCACTCGATGCCCGGCGCCGGTCGGTTTTGAAAGGTCGTGGCGATGGTTGCATCGGAGAACTCTTCTAACACCGCCGGCAAACGGCTATCGACGAAACTA from the Planctomycetia bacterium genome contains:
- a CDS encoding Hpt domain-containing protein, which translates into the protein MGESANQPPYDSADMVLSSLLTQDAELWTTSEAFVRTLPARAEALLDALRSGSFERIRSVAHHLKAAGAHCGQRDLCEMAALVEQAAHDHAIDGLALCVHDLTALINRIYGDLRHGEA
- the pyrR gene encoding bifunctional pyr operon transcriptional regulator/uracil phosphoribosyltransferase PyrR, whose amino-acid sequence is MTALLDAAGIRQTLDRLAGEIAATFPHDCPIAIIGIRRRGDELARRLLQILAAKAPRAIQYGCLDITLYRDDLAEVGPAAVVRTTEINFDVSGAYLILVDDVIYTGRSIRAALAAIIDLGRPRAIRLAVLVDRGGRELPIQPDFVGITARDDRRPINVHLTETDGRDEVTTA
- a CDS encoding O-antigen ligase C-terminal domain-containing protein → MSSLPNSSRGDPTVTDRSGPARMIDLAAVQSGGLEEAAEEIARLNEALTGYQVYEELARGGQGIVYRALQHSTGRIVALKVLHSGREVTARHLGRFAREIELVARLRHNHVVAVYDSGVVLGRPFFAMEYIDGLLIDDYVLLNRPTVNECVALFVRVCRAVASVHQCGVIHRDLKPGNILVDLDANPHLLDFGFAKCFDDDELQSLSVAGQVIGTLPFLCPDQVRDKNALADMRSDVYALGVILYLLLTGEMPYPVNGSPGEVCRNIVEATPGTLERRCEPESESCAVGPISADLSLVVLKALAKERERRYQTADDFANDLARYLAGEVVEARSGHRWYLLRKTLRAYRWHVAISSAFALLLIGSLIGITVLWRKAEHAARTAQASLQMGALARLAGIQRDEGRIDDAILLYSQAIELAAQAPERNIAANRYLYTSHHGLAQLYIRDPKTLDAGRRHCELATALAQQLVRDKPEETEYQRLLAYSLRLEGRIAEKSQNWERAVSRFNEAAAAFQSLLRFADPDNNLPLEYEVGFSKQFLGVAQCRSGDSKTGMETLQDARWILQRVYDRYPQSMDYLMELCRTEAHMVEWHLRNKTPEDHRIAEAMVLPAIHRLSLAIEDGTAASRLPEAKRLLEDLKSHQVLLEKRLRGMRRPDPT
- a CDS encoding type III pantothenate kinase, giving the protein MSLSPELLTNANLLIVEIGNSHVTVATYVGRSVRTWAKFGHADLDAVAAYAKESFDALGEDTIRAVAYASVVPDVLSAVRNRLAAEIDAPAFVVGEDLHRPMSLAVENPERVGIDRVCAAAAAYEVIGRACAVASVGTAITIDCVNDEGVFMGGSILPGLALQAQSLHDGTASLPLVKIEATGAVYGANTEQAIRNGVLYGVVGALREIVERYATELHEWPQLVVTGGGAELVRSQCDFIDNVVPDLCLRGIGLAFRRHFAPLTDES
- a CDS encoding aspartate carbamoyltransferase catalytic subunit yields the protein MTTPSQTAAQRPPAAQPPAPSGGSPPSSIPSSPASWSHKNLLGLENLTAGEILHLLDTAKAFEEVSTRSVKKVPALRGRVVVNLFFEDSTRTRMSFSLAAQRLSADVIDFSEKTSSLNKGESVRDTVRNIEAMGVDLIVVRHGAAGVPHLIARNVQCSVINAGDGRHEHPTQGLLDIYTMRQVKGRIAGLKVAIVGDVVNSRVARSNIHGLTRLGAEVTLVGPTTLVPRSFERFGVRVCHDFDSVIGEFDVINMLRIQRERIASNVFPSLGEYSRLFGLSNERMKRAKADVLVMHPGPVNRGIEMSPEVADGARSAILRQVTNGLAVRMAAMFLCKQAGESP
- a CDS encoding 50S ribosome-binding GTPase encodes the protein MKGTTGTQAALLTPLAPGAIAVIGLRGPDAERMVNTLTRPKPSARAGAEPAARRALSLNRPVLRHLVEGAVTLDDVLVIRRRAAGRTSEHVELHVHGGVRIAQRILMLLERHGVRRIDAQTFETGDETSDPLVAACFAALLRTESRRLAEWLLAQREILPAFLAARDQWSTGQREDYERRTRAAIRLLRGIRIAIVGPPNAGKSTLANRLIGRDRVITSDLPGTTRDWVEETAMIDGWPVTLVDTAGVRETACAIESDAILRGTAKAREADLILIVVDGTLPSQRMSESLRAILGAQRDVSNAVLVVNKCDEPADAIERRDAFYLLHEQYARQVASVAAVSALHGTGMAALEAVVLRLLDIHLLGDGEPSGFLAEHLQAATRM
- a CDS encoding dihydroorotase, which produces MTSRLIIRRGRVIDPTQGIDEVADVTLAHGKVAAIGHATEQPGDQILDAAGKIVCPGLIDMHVHLREPGNEDAETIASGAAAAVAGGFTSIVCMPNTKPALDTEAMIEFVYRQADRARSCNVFPIGAITKGREGKELAEIGQMVRAGAVAFSDDGAGVASATVMLRALQYVGMFNRPIIQHCEDADLAAGGCMNAGFTATRLGLPGIPAAAEELMVQRDLLLAEATGCAYHVAHISTAGAVQLVREAKRRGVRVTTEVCPHHLLLTDECVEYYDTNYKMNPPLRSQSDVEACIAGVADGTIDCLVTDHAPHGREGKELDFQSAPFGIVGLEVALPLFAKALITPGHLNWNQMIARMTTAPARILGLRKGSLALGSDADVTIIDPDLPWTVDTSLFQSKSRNCPYEGWSLVGRATHTIVGGEVKFALESTPPTLAA